From the bacterium genome, one window contains:
- a CDS encoding S8 family serine peptidase translates to MTDRYIVVFKNVVENPVAITNQLAKANGVNVHHRYRYAIKGFAATIPEKALEGIRHNPNVDYIEPDGIATINGYQNNLQSWGLDRIDQTGPLYGILYNDLYIYPNDGSGVTVYIIDSGILFGHQEFGNRASSGYDFVDRDNDASEYCNGHGTHVAGIVGGATTGVAKNVNLVAVRVLDCSGSGRWSQILAGIDWVKNNHSGPSVANLSLGGAYRKSVNSAVENSIAAGIVYCVSAGNNNNDACNYSPGSTAAAITVASSMSGDYRAPSSNYGTCVDIFAPGEYIYSATAASTSSYANWSGTSMASPHVAGVAALYLSANSSATPAQTSAAIIAGATQGVMQDEGAGSPDLLLYTGFIAPTLNPPSAPTNMSATSTTPGQVDLSWTDNATNEVGYIVHRRRHSQPWRYITTLGANVTSWSSTGLVGGTFYYYRVHAYNGGGYSDYSDLDSVTVAYPQQTSPPAAPSNLHTVVVNPHYISIWWDDNSDNEDGFRIERSLNGGSSWTEIATADANWTNFGNSGLTPQTQYWYRVRAYNSVGASGYSNTISATTPAPPPGIDVFAVSGSTTTQGKNSWYGHLTVTVYDENNQPADGVTVSVSWSGGATGSGTAQTNSSGECTVSTDRLGKNVSSVIMSVTDLTKSGYNYKQGLFSAATSATVNQP, encoded by the coding sequence GTGACGGATCGATACATCGTCGTATTCAAAAATGTTGTCGAAAACCCGGTAGCAATTACCAACCAACTGGCAAAGGCCAATGGGGTGAATGTGCATCATCGCTATCGCTACGCCATCAAGGGATTTGCCGCTACGATCCCGGAGAAGGCACTCGAAGGAATTCGGCATAATCCGAATGTCGATTACATCGAGCCTGACGGTATCGCCACGATCAACGGCTATCAGAATAATCTTCAGAGCTGGGGCCTCGATCGCATCGATCAGACAGGCCCTCTGTACGGCATTCTCTATAACGACCTCTATATCTATCCGAATGATGGGAGCGGCGTTACCGTGTATATCATTGATTCGGGTATCCTGTTCGGCCATCAGGAATTCGGCAACCGGGCGTCTTCCGGCTATGACTTCGTTGATCGCGACAACGATGCCTCTGAATATTGTAACGGACATGGAACGCATGTCGCGGGAATTGTCGGTGGAGCAACGACTGGTGTTGCCAAGAATGTCAACCTCGTTGCGGTTCGCGTGCTAGACTGCTCGGGTTCCGGGCGATGGAGCCAGATACTTGCCGGCATCGACTGGGTGAAAAACAATCATTCCGGGCCCTCCGTCGCTAACCTGTCACTCGGAGGGGCCTACAGAAAATCGGTGAATTCCGCCGTGGAGAATTCCATTGCCGCCGGAATCGTATACTGTGTTTCCGCCGGGAACAACAATAATGATGCATGTAACTATTCTCCCGGGAGCACTGCGGCAGCCATCACCGTAGCGTCGTCGATGTCAGGTGATTACCGGGCCCCCAGTTCCAATTATGGCACATGCGTGGATATTTTCGCGCCGGGTGAATACATCTATTCAGCGACGGCGGCGTCGACGAGTTCTTACGCAAACTGGAGCGGTACATCCATGGCTTCCCCACATGTCGCCGGTGTTGCCGCACTGTACCTGAGCGCCAATTCTTCCGCGACGCCCGCCCAGACCAGCGCCGCAATTATTGCCGGTGCGACGCAAGGCGTCATGCAGGACGAGGGTGCCGGTTCACCGGATCTACTTCTCTATACCGGGTTCATTGCTCCAACCCTGAACCCGCCGTCCGCACCGACGAACATGAGTGCGACGAGTACCACACCGGGTCAGGTGGATCTATCCTGGACAGACAATGCGACGAATGAGGTTGGATATATTGTTCATCGTCGGAGACATTCCCAGCCATGGAGATACATTACAACGCTGGGCGCAAATGTGACAAGCTGGTCAAGCACGGGACTCGTGGGGGGCACTTTTTACTATTACCGTGTGCATGCCTATAATGGCGGCGGCTATTCCGACTATAGTGATCTGGACAGCGTTACAGTGGCCTATCCACAACAGACGTCTCCGCCTGCAGCGCCGTCGAATCTCCATACAGTCGTAGTAAATCCTCACTATATCAGTATCTGGTGGGACGATAATTCAGATAATGAGGACGGATTCAGGATAGAGCGATCCCTCAACGGCGGCTCCAGCTGGACGGAAATTGCGACTGCAGATGCGAACTGGACCAATTTTGGGAACTCCGGACTCACGCCTCAAACACAGTACTGGTACCGTGTGCGGGCATATAATTCGGTGGGCGCCTCGGGCTACAGCAACACTATTTCGGCGACGACGCCAGCGCCGCCACCGGGGATTGACGTCTTTGCTGTGTCCGGATCCACAACGACACAGGGGAAGAATAGCTGGTACGGCCATCTGACAGTCACCGTGTACGATGAAAACAACCAACCTGCTGACGGAGTCACCGTATCGGTATCCTGGAGCGGGGGCGCAACTGGCAGCGGAACAGCTCAGACGAACAGCAGCGGTGAATGCACAGTAAGCACCGACCGACTCGGAAAGAATGTCTCCAGCGTCATCATGAGTGTAACCGATCTCACCAAGAGTGGATATAACTACAAGCAGGGTCTTTTCTCGGCCGCGACTTCTGCGACAGTGAATCAACCTTAA
- the aqpZ gene encoding aquaporin Z, with protein sequence MRKYGAEFFGTFWLVLGGCGSAVLAATFPELGIGFVGVALAFGLTVLTMAFAIGHISGCHLNPAVSVGLWAGGRFPARELLPYIAAQVLGGIFAGAVLYVIASGQAGFDASAGFASNGFGEHSPGGYSMFAAIVTEIVMTAMFILVILGSTDKRAPQQLAPIAIGLCLTLIHLISIPVTNTSVNPARSTGVALFAGGWAIAQLWLFWIAPIAGGALGALIYRFIGSEKQ encoded by the coding sequence ATGAGAAAATACGGAGCCGAATTTTTCGGGACATTCTGGTTAGTTCTTGGCGGTTGCGGCAGTGCTGTGCTGGCGGCTACGTTTCCGGAACTCGGAATCGGGTTTGTTGGAGTCGCACTCGCATTCGGGCTGACGGTCCTTACCATGGCCTTCGCGATTGGTCACATTTCTGGCTGCCACCTCAATCCAGCCGTGTCGGTGGGATTGTGGGCAGGCGGGCGCTTCCCGGCGAGGGAATTGTTGCCGTATATCGCTGCGCAGGTGTTAGGTGGTATTTTCGCCGGTGCTGTGCTTTACGTGATCGCCAGCGGCCAGGCGGGCTTCGATGCATCAGCAGGATTTGCGTCCAACGGCTTTGGAGAGCATTCACCCGGTGGGTACAGCATGTTTGCGGCGATAGTCACTGAAATCGTTATGACGGCGATGTTTATCCTTGTCATCCTCGGTTCAACCGATAAAAGGGCTCCACAGCAGCTTGCCCCTATCGCCATTGGCCTGTGTCTAACTCTCATCCATCTGATCAGCATCCCAGTGACGAACACTTCGGTGAATCCTGCACGCAGTACTGGAGTTGCACTATTTGCCGGGGGCTGGGCTATCGCACAACTATGGCTCTTCTGGATTGCTCCGATCGCCGGTGGCGCGCTCGGCGCATTGATCTATCGTTTCATCGGTAGTGAAAAACAATAA